The Acidobacteriota bacterium genome window below encodes:
- a CDS encoding dihydroneopterin aldolase — protein sequence MDKILLRDIRLQMKVGTTREERGRAQPCRADLTLWRSLEKARDGRLDQTVDYSAVYAQVEKLCESRTFTLLEEAALQICREVLKDFPVRKVRVRIGKTSPFSEKLGFVGVQVERRRSWLS from the coding sequence ATGGACAAGATTCTGCTGAGAGACATTCGACTGCAGATGAAAGTAGGAACCACCCGGGAAGAACGCGGTCGGGCCCAACCCTGCCGGGCCGACCTGACCCTGTGGAGGTCCCTGGAGAAAGCCCGGGACGGACGGTTGGACCAGACAGTCGACTATAGCGCGGTCTATGCCCAGGTCGAGAAGTTGTGCGAAAGCCGAACCTTTACCCTGCTGGAGGAAGCGGCTCTGCAGATCTGCCGAGAGGTGCTGAAGGACTTCCCGGTCAGGAAGGTCAGGGTTCGAATCGGCAAGACCAGTCCCTTCAGCGAGAAACTGGGTTTCGTCGGAGTCCAGGTGGAGCGGCGCCGGTCCTGGCTGTCCTGA